Proteins encoded within one genomic window of Deltaproteobacteria bacterium:
- a CDS encoding ATP-binding protein encodes MTGMGGTLEFSVANDLRGISSAAARIDAFCAAHDLAHGISFDVTLAFDELVTDAIGYGFDDGEHRIDLALRIEGGTLTVEVADDCRPFDPFQAPEHDLSAPVEERARGGLGIYLVRKTMDAVTYRREDGRNVVTLTKRTAAGEAA; translated from the coding sequence ATGACCGGCATGGGCGGCACACTTGAGTTCTCGGTTGCCAACGATCTGCGCGGCATCAGCAGCGCGGCCGCCAGGATCGACGCGTTTTGCGCGGCTCACGATCTGGCGCACGGCATTTCCTTCGACGTCACTCTGGCGTTCGACGAGCTGGTGACCGACGCGATCGGCTACGGCTTCGACGACGGGGAGCACCGCATCGATCTTGCCCTGCGCATCGAGGGCGGCACGCTGACGGTGGAGGTCGCGGACGACTGCAGGCCGTTCGATCCGTTCCAGGCGCCGGAGCACGACTTGTCCGCCCCGGTGGAGGAGCGCGCCAGGGGTGGGCTCGGCATCTACCTCGTCCGCAAGACGATGGACGCGGTGACGTACCGGCGGGAGGACGGCCGCAACGTGGTGACACTGACGAAGAGGACGGCAGCGGGCGAGGCAGCGTGA
- a CDS encoding LysR family transcriptional regulator — MTDREQDGVPSTSILIAFESAARLGNFSYAARELGTSQSAVSRHIASLEKQLSARLFERSPTGVSLTAAGLLYRKAVLVGLGALRAGAAEVAALSDEEPSEVVVACSEEVSHLFVTP, encoded by the coding sequence ATGACCGATCGCGAACAGGACGGGGTTCCGTCCACGAGCATCCTGATCGCCTTCGAGAGCGCCGCGCGTCTTGGCAACTTCTCGTACGCCGCGCGGGAGCTGGGCACCTCGCAGTCTGCCGTGAGTCGACACATCGCGAGCCTCGAGAAGCAGCTCTCGGCCCGCCTGTTCGAGCGCTCCCCGACCGGCGTGAGCCTGACCGCCGCCGGCCTCCTTTACCGCAAGGCCGTCCTGGTCGGTCTGGGGGCCTTGCGCGCAGGCGCTGCGGAGGTCGCGGCGCTTTCGGACGAGGAGCCGTCGGAGGTGGTTGTCGCGTGCTCCGAGGAGGTATCGCACCTCTTCGTGACGCCC
- a CDS encoding LysR substrate-binding domain-containing protein translates to SEVVVACSEEVSHLFVTPGIEALREALGPGTAIRVLAHADGSATMPPKTEADVLLTWDAGFAAPEDCTVIAAEAVGAFCSPGYAALHAEVLAGPVTGWGGLTFLCTTGSEEHRASWETWFAAAGRPASEPRYVPHDSYTHALDAALAGRGVVLGWRHLVWRYVESGLLAALSGGFVETSRRFHAALTPRGRNRPLARRCLTCFGGGS, encoded by the coding sequence GTCGGAGGTGGTTGTCGCGTGCTCCGAGGAGGTATCGCACCTCTTCGTGACGCCCGGGATCGAGGCGCTGCGGGAGGCGCTGGGTCCTGGAACCGCGATCCGAGTTCTCGCCCACGCCGACGGTAGCGCAACCATGCCGCCGAAGACCGAGGCGGACGTGCTCCTGACCTGGGACGCAGGATTCGCCGCACCGGAGGACTGCACGGTGATTGCTGCCGAGGCGGTCGGGGCTTTCTGCTCGCCGGGCTATGCCGCCCTTCACGCAGAGGTCCTGGCCGGGCCGGTCACAGGCTGGGGCGGACTGACCTTTCTCTGCACCACGGGTTCGGAGGAGCATCGGGCTTCGTGGGAGACGTGGTTCGCGGCTGCCGGCCGTCCCGCCTCCGAACCCCGGTACGTGCCGCATGACAGCTACACGCATGCCTTGGACGCTGCCCTCGCCGGCCGCGGTGTGGTGCTCGGCTGGCGGCATCTGGTCTGGCGGTACGTGGAGAGCGGGCTTCTGGCGGCGCTCTCGGGCGGCTTCGTCGAGACCAGCCGGCGCTTCCATGCCGCGCTCACGCCGAGGGGCCGGAACAGGCCCCTGGCGCGAAGGTGCCTGACCTGTTTCGGTGGAGGCTCGTAG